From a region of the Nonlabens dokdonensis DSW-6 genome:
- a CDS encoding Mrp/NBP35 family ATP-binding protein has product MKIEKKDVLKALETISVPGEGQNMVESGAIKNVLVFGDEVVVDVTINNHSLQAKKKTEVSILQAIHKEVYEKAQIKVNLKVEAAATPDKKPEIKGKPIPGIDNIIAVASGKGGVGKSTVTANLAVTLSKMGFKVGLLDADIYGPSATIMFDIINEKPLSVNVDGKSKMKPVESYGVKILSIGFFTQPDQAVVWRGPMAAKALNQMIFDAAWGNLDFLIVDLPPGTGDIHLSIMQSLPLTGAVVVSTPQTVALADARKGVAMFQQESINVPVLGIVENMAYFSPPELPENRYHIFGKDGARNLSEDLNIPFLGELPLIQSIREAGDIGRPAAMQEGTDIENAFIEITKKVVQETVRRNDALPPTKAIEITTMAGCSAVNKK; this is encoded by the coding sequence ATGAAAATAGAAAAGAAAGATGTCCTTAAAGCGTTGGAAACCATTTCGGTTCCAGGAGAAGGACAAAATATGGTAGAGAGTGGAGCGATTAAAAACGTTCTTGTTTTTGGTGATGAAGTTGTGGTAGATGTAACCATTAACAACCACAGTCTTCAAGCAAAGAAAAAGACAGAGGTTTCTATATTACAAGCGATCCACAAAGAAGTGTATGAAAAGGCACAAATCAAGGTAAATTTAAAAGTAGAAGCTGCCGCAACCCCAGATAAAAAACCAGAGATTAAAGGAAAACCTATACCTGGTATTGATAATATCATTGCTGTAGCATCTGGAAAAGGTGGTGTAGGTAAATCTACAGTTACGGCAAATCTTGCTGTAACACTATCTAAAATGGGCTTTAAAGTAGGACTTCTCGATGCTGATATTTATGGGCCTAGTGCGACGATAATGTTTGATATCATCAATGAAAAACCTCTTTCTGTAAATGTAGATGGTAAGTCTAAAATGAAGCCAGTAGAAAGCTACGGAGTCAAAATTCTATCTATAGGATTCTTTACACAACCAGATCAAGCAGTGGTATGGAGAGGTCCAATGGCTGCAAAAGCATTGAATCAAATGATTTTTGATGCTGCATGGGGTAATCTTGATTTTCTTATTGTAGATCTTCCACCAGGAACAGGAGATATTCATTTAAGTATCATGCAATCGCTACCGCTTACAGGTGCAGTAGTAGTATCCACACCTCAAACTGTTGCACTAGCTGATGCTCGCAAAGGAGTTGCTATGTTTCAGCAAGAAAGTATAAATGTCCCAGTATTAGGGATTGTTGAAAACATGGCGTATTTCTCACCACCAGAATTACCAGAAAATAGGTACCATATTTTTGGAAAAGATGGAGCAAGAAACCTTTCTGAAGATTTGAATATTCCATTTTTAGGAGAATTACCACTAATACAATCTATAAGAGAAGCTGGAGATATAGGTAGGCCTGCAGCCATGCAAGAAGGTACAGATATAGAAAATGCCTTTATAGAAATTACCAAAAAGGTTGTGCAAGAAACCGTGCGTAGAAATGACGCGTTGCCACCTACAAAGGCGATAGAAATAACCACTATGGCTGGATGTAGTGCTGTAAATAAGAAATAA